In one Dama dama isolate Ldn47 chromosome 5, ASM3311817v1, whole genome shotgun sequence genomic region, the following are encoded:
- the PLRG1 gene encoding pleiotropic regulator 1 isoform X1, with amino-acid sequence MVEEVQKHSVHTLVFRSLKRTHDMFVADNGKPVPLDEESHKRKMAIKLRNEYGPVLHMPTSKENLKEKVPQSASDSYGHKQYPANQVGQEVEYLVSGTHPYPPGPGVALTADTKIQRMPSESAAQSLAVALPASQARADANRPVPAGGEYRHPGASDRSQPAGAVVMEGGNAKNSALMAKKAPTMPKPQWHPPWKLYRVISGHLGWVRCIAVEPGNQWFVTGSADRTIKIWDLASGKLKLSLTGHISTVRGVIVSTRSPYLFSCGEDKQVKCWDLEYNKVIRHYHGHLSAVYGLDLHPTIDVLVTCSRDSTARIWDVRTKASVHTLSGHTNAVATVRCQAAEPQIITGSHDTTIRLWDLVAGKTRVTLTNHKKSVRAVVLHPRHYTFASGSPDNIKQWKFPDGSFIQNLSGHNAIINTLTVNSDGVLVSGADNGTMHLWDWRTGYNFQRVHAAVQPGSLDSESGIFACAFDQSESRLLTAEADKTIKVYKEDDTATEETHPVSWKPEIIKRKRF; translated from the exons GAGGTGCAGAAACATTCTGTACACACGCTTGTGTTCAGGTCCTTGAAGAGAACCCATGACATGTTTGTGGCTGATAATGGGAAACCTGTGCCTTTGGATGAAGAGAG tcaCAAACGGAAAATGGCAATCAAACTGCGTAATGAATATGGTCCTGTGTTGCATATGCCTACTTccaaagaaaatcttaaagagaaaGTCCCTCAGAGTGCATCAGATTCATATGGACACAAACAGTATCCTGCCAATCAAG TAGGACAAGAAGTTGAATATTTGGTGTCAGGTACACATCCTTACCCACCAGGACCTG GGGTTGCTTTGACAGCAGACACTAAGATCCAAAGAATGCCAAGTGAATCAGCTGCACAGTCCTTAGCTGTGGCATTACCTGCTTCTCAAGCTAG agcTGATGCAAATCGTCCTGTACCTGCTGGAGGTGAATATCGACATCCTGGGGCTTCTGACCGCTCGCAGCCTGCAGGGGCG GTTGTTATGGAGGGTGGCAATGCCAAGAACTCTGCACTGATGGCTAAAAAAGCCCCTACAATGCCGAAGCCCCAGTGGCACCCACCATGGAAGCTCTACAGA GTGATCAGTGGGCATCTTGGCTGGGTTCGATGTATTGCTGTGGAACCTGGAAATCAGTGGTTTGTTACTGGATCTGCTGACAGAACTATAAAG ATCTGGGACTTGGCTAGTGGCAAGTTGAAACTGTCATTAACTGGGCACATAAGCACAGTGCGTGGTGTGATAGTGAGCACGAGGAGCCCGTACCTGTTCTCCTGTGGAGAGGACAAGCAAGTCAAATGCTGGGATCTCGAGTACAATAAG GTTATAAGGCACTACCATGGACATCTGAGTGCCGTGTATGGCTTGGATTTGCACCCAACCATCGATGTGCTGGTGACCTGTAGCCGAGACTCAACCGCACGG ATTTGGGATGTGAGAACTAAAGCCAGTGTACACACATTATCTGGACATACTAATGCGGTGGCTACAGTGAGGTGTCAGGCTGCGGAACCACAAATTATTACTG GAAGCCATGATACTACAATACGATTATGGGATTTGGTGGCTGGAAAAACAAGAGTCACATTAACAAATCACAAAAAATcagtcagagctgtggttttaCATCCAAGACA TTACACATTTGCGTCTGGTTCTCCAGATAACATAAAACAGTGGAAATTCCCTGATGGAAGTTTCATTCAAAATCTTTCTGGTCACAATGCTATTATTAACACATTGACAGTAAATTCTGATGGAGTGCTTGTATCTGGAG CTGACAATGGCACTATGCATCTTTGGGACTGGAGAACTGGCTACAATTTCCAGAGGGTTCATGCAGCAGTGCAGCCTGGGTCTTTGGACAGTGAGTCGGGAATATTTGCTTGTGCTTTTGATCAGTCTGAAAGTCGATTACTAACAGCTGAAGCGGATAAAACCATAAAAGTGTACAAAGAGGATGATACAGCG acAGAAGAAACTCATCCGGTCAGCTGGAAGCCAGAAATTATCAAGAGAAAGAGATTTTGA
- the PLRG1 gene encoding pleiotropic regulator 1 isoform X2 — protein sequence MVEEVQKHSVHTLVFRSLKRTHDMFVADNGKPVPLDEESHKRKMAIKLRNEYGPVLHMPTSKENLKEKVPQSASDSYGHKQYPANQGQEVEYLVSGTHPYPPGPGVALTADTKIQRMPSESAAQSLAVALPASQARADANRPVPAGGEYRHPGASDRSQPAGAVVMEGGNAKNSALMAKKAPTMPKPQWHPPWKLYRVISGHLGWVRCIAVEPGNQWFVTGSADRTIKIWDLASGKLKLSLTGHISTVRGVIVSTRSPYLFSCGEDKQVKCWDLEYNKVIRHYHGHLSAVYGLDLHPTIDVLVTCSRDSTARIWDVRTKASVHTLSGHTNAVATVRCQAAEPQIITGSHDTTIRLWDLVAGKTRVTLTNHKKSVRAVVLHPRHYTFASGSPDNIKQWKFPDGSFIQNLSGHNAIINTLTVNSDGVLVSGADNGTMHLWDWRTGYNFQRVHAAVQPGSLDSESGIFACAFDQSESRLLTAEADKTIKVYKEDDTATEETHPVSWKPEIIKRKRF from the exons GAGGTGCAGAAACATTCTGTACACACGCTTGTGTTCAGGTCCTTGAAGAGAACCCATGACATGTTTGTGGCTGATAATGGGAAACCTGTGCCTTTGGATGAAGAGAG tcaCAAACGGAAAATGGCAATCAAACTGCGTAATGAATATGGTCCTGTGTTGCATATGCCTACTTccaaagaaaatcttaaagagaaaGTCCCTCAGAGTGCATCAGATTCATATGGACACAAACAGTATCCTGCCAATCAAG GACAAGAAGTTGAATATTTGGTGTCAGGTACACATCCTTACCCACCAGGACCTG GGGTTGCTTTGACAGCAGACACTAAGATCCAAAGAATGCCAAGTGAATCAGCTGCACAGTCCTTAGCTGTGGCATTACCTGCTTCTCAAGCTAG agcTGATGCAAATCGTCCTGTACCTGCTGGAGGTGAATATCGACATCCTGGGGCTTCTGACCGCTCGCAGCCTGCAGGGGCG GTTGTTATGGAGGGTGGCAATGCCAAGAACTCTGCACTGATGGCTAAAAAAGCCCCTACAATGCCGAAGCCCCAGTGGCACCCACCATGGAAGCTCTACAGA GTGATCAGTGGGCATCTTGGCTGGGTTCGATGTATTGCTGTGGAACCTGGAAATCAGTGGTTTGTTACTGGATCTGCTGACAGAACTATAAAG ATCTGGGACTTGGCTAGTGGCAAGTTGAAACTGTCATTAACTGGGCACATAAGCACAGTGCGTGGTGTGATAGTGAGCACGAGGAGCCCGTACCTGTTCTCCTGTGGAGAGGACAAGCAAGTCAAATGCTGGGATCTCGAGTACAATAAG GTTATAAGGCACTACCATGGACATCTGAGTGCCGTGTATGGCTTGGATTTGCACCCAACCATCGATGTGCTGGTGACCTGTAGCCGAGACTCAACCGCACGG ATTTGGGATGTGAGAACTAAAGCCAGTGTACACACATTATCTGGACATACTAATGCGGTGGCTACAGTGAGGTGTCAGGCTGCGGAACCACAAATTATTACTG GAAGCCATGATACTACAATACGATTATGGGATTTGGTGGCTGGAAAAACAAGAGTCACATTAACAAATCACAAAAAATcagtcagagctgtggttttaCATCCAAGACA TTACACATTTGCGTCTGGTTCTCCAGATAACATAAAACAGTGGAAATTCCCTGATGGAAGTTTCATTCAAAATCTTTCTGGTCACAATGCTATTATTAACACATTGACAGTAAATTCTGATGGAGTGCTTGTATCTGGAG CTGACAATGGCACTATGCATCTTTGGGACTGGAGAACTGGCTACAATTTCCAGAGGGTTCATGCAGCAGTGCAGCCTGGGTCTTTGGACAGTGAGTCGGGAATATTTGCTTGTGCTTTTGATCAGTCTGAAAGTCGATTACTAACAGCTGAAGCGGATAAAACCATAAAAGTGTACAAAGAGGATGATACAGCG acAGAAGAAACTCATCCGGTCAGCTGGAAGCCAGAAATTATCAAGAGAAAGAGATTTTGA